In one window of Phyllopteryx taeniolatus isolate TA_2022b chromosome 23, UOR_Ptae_1.2, whole genome shotgun sequence DNA:
- the LOC133472581 gene encoding gastrula zinc finger protein XlCGF17.1-like, with amino-acid sequence MTTEVDEARCEGSQADGLLSPLSDSDDMTSQSSDDDDDGQSEVDMTFQTDKKQWKCSQCGKTFAYKSILKEHVRTHTGEKPFSCLDCGQRFTKKGSLKIHARTHTGEKPFSCSVCGQRFSMKGHLKIHTRTHTGEKPFSCSVCGQRFSEKGNLKKRTRTHTGEKPFSCTVCGQKFSVRESLKLHTRTHTGEKPFSCSDCGQRFSEKGNLKKHTRTHTGEKPFSCTVCGQRFSVKESLKLHTRTHTGEKPFSCSVCGQRFSEKGKLKIHTRIHTGEKPFSCTVCGQRFSVKGSLKIHTRTHTGEKPFSCSVCGQRFTRKGNLTQHTRTHTGEKPFSCTVCGQTFSYKYQAKTHKCAGESTSNQKLLMQI; translated from the coding sequence atgacaacagaagttGATGAAGCCCGCTGTGAAGGATCTcaagcagacggcctcttaTCTCCActgtcagatagtgacgacatgacgtcgcaatcttctgatgatgatgatgatggacagtCTGAAGTTGATATGACATTTCAGACTGAcaagaaacaatggaaatgttctcagtgtgggaaaacatttgcttatAAGAGCATTTTGAAAGAACatgtgagaacacacactggggagaaacctttttcctgcttagattgcggtcaaagattcactaAAAAGGGAAGTTTAAAAATACAtgcaagaacccacactggtgagaaacctttttcctgctcagtctgtggtcaaagattctcgatgaagggacacttaaaaatacacacaagaacccacactggtgagaaacctttttcctgctcagtttgtggtcaaagattctctgaaaagggaaacttaaaaaaacgcacaagaacacacactggtgagaaacctttttcctgcacagtttgtggtcaaaaattCTCTGTGAGGGAAAgcttaaaattacacacaagaacccacactggtgagaaacctttttcctgctcagattgtgggcaaagattctctgaaaagggaaacttaaaaaaacacacaagaacacacactggtgagaaacctttttcctgcactgtttgtggtcaaagattctctgtgaaggaaagcttaaaattacacacaagaacccacactggtgagaaacctttttcctgctccgtttgtggccaaagattttctgaaaagggaaagttaaaaatccacacaagaatccacactggtgagaaacctttttcctgcacagtttgtggtcaaagattctctgtgaagggaagcttaaaaatacacacaagaacccacactggcgagaaacccttttcctgctccgtttgtggtcaaagattcactcggaAGGGAAActtaacacaacacacaaggacccacactggtgagaaacccttttcctgcacagtttgtggtcaaacattCTCTTATAAGTATCAGgctaagacacacaagtgtgctggtgagagtACAAGTAATCAAAAGCTTTTAAtgcaaatttaa